From Acinonyx jubatus isolate Ajub_Pintada_27869175 chromosome F2, VMU_Ajub_asm_v1.0, whole genome shotgun sequence, the proteins below share one genomic window:
- the MTSS1 gene encoding protein MTSS 1 isoform X6 yields the protein MATNTRGGTREIGSALTRMCMRHRSIEAKLRQFSSALIDCLINPLQEQMEEWKKVANQLDKDHAKEYKKARQEIKKKSSDTLKLQKKAKKVDALGRGDIQPQLDSALQDVNDKYLLLEETEKQAVRKALIEERGRFCTFISMLRPVIEEEISMLGEITHLQTISEDLKSLTMDPHKLPSSSEQVILDLKGSDYSWSYQTPPSSPSTTMSRKSSVCSSLNSVNSSDSRSSGSHTHSPSSHYRYRSSNLAQQAPVRLSSVSSHDSGFISQDAFQSKSPSPMPPEAPNQNSSSSASSEASETCQSVSECSSPTSVSSGSTMGAWASTEKLSNGFSHCSLPSESHVGPVGASLSPHCLPASRLLPRVTSVHLPDYAHYYTIGPGMFPSSQIPSWKDWAKPGPYDQPLVNTLQRRKEKREPDPNGGGPTAVGGAPAAAEEAQRPRSMTVSAATRPGEEMEACEELALALSRGLQLDTQRSSRDSLQCSSGYSTQTTTPCCSEDTIPSQVSDYDYFSVSGDQEADQQEFDKSSTIPRNSDISQSYRRMFQAKRPASTAGLPTTLGPAVVTPGVATIRRTPSTKPSVRRGTIGAGPIPIKTPVIPVKTPTVPDLPGVLPAPPDGPEERGEHSPESPSVGEGPQGVTSMPSSMWSGQASVNPPLPGPKPSIPEEHRQAIPESEAEDQERDPSSATASPGQIPESDAADLSPRDTPQGEDMLNAIRRGVKLKKTTTNDRSAPRFS from the exons AATATAAAAAAGCCCGCcaagagataaaaaagaagtCCTCAGATACGCTGAAACtgcagaagaaagcaaaaaaag TGGACGCTCTCG gGAGAGGTGACATCCAGCCTCAGTTGGACAGCGCTCTCCAAGATGTCAACGACAAGTATCTCTTGTTGGAAGAGACCGAAAAGCAGGCAGTCCGGAAAGCACTGATTGAAGAACGCGGCCGATTCTGTACCTTCATCTCTATGCTGCGGCCCGTGATT GAAGAAGAAATCTCCATGCTAGGGGAAATAACTCACCTTCAGACCATCTCAGAAGATCTGAAAAGCCTGACCATGGACCCTCACAAATTGCCCTCCTCAAGCGAACAG GTGATTCTGGACTTGAAAGGTTCTGATTATAGTTGGTCGTACCAGACGCCACcctcttctcccagcaccaccATGTCCCGCAAGTCTAGTGTCTGCAG CAGCCTGAACAGCGTCAACAGCAGTGACTCGCGCTCCAGCGGCTCTCACACTCACTCCCCCAGCTCACACTACCGCTACCGCAGCTCCAACCTGGCCCAGCAGGCGCCCGTCCGCCTGTCCAGCGTGTCCTCCCACGACTCAGGATTCATTTCGCAGGACGCCTTCCAGTCCAAGTCACCATCCCCCATGCCGCCAGAGGCCCCCAACCAG AACTCGTCCAGCTCGGCCTCCTCTGAAGCCTCCGAAACCTGCCAGTCCGTGAGCGAGTGCAGCTCGCCCACCTCAGTCAGCTCAGGCTCCACCATGGGCGCCTGGGCGTCCACAGAGAAG ttgTCTAACGGGTTTTCTCACTGTAGTTTGCCAagtgagtcccatgtggggcccGTGGGGGCAAGCCTTTCCCCTcattgcctgcctgcctcccgCCTGCTCCCTCGGGTCACCTCTGTCCACCTTCCAGACTACGCTCATTATTACACCATTGGGCCCGGCATGTTCCCGTCATCTCAGATCCCTAGCTGGAAG GACTGGGCCAAGCCAGGACCTTATGATCAGCCCCTGGTGAACACCCTACAGCGCCGCAAGGAGAAGCGGGAGCCGGACCCCAATGGAGGAGGGCCCACTGCTGTGGGTGGTGCGCCTGCAGCTGCCGAGGAAGCTCAGAGACCACGGAGCATGACCGTGTCAGCTGCCACCAGG CCTGGTGAGGAGATGGAGGCTTGCGAGGAACTGGCGCTGGCCCTGTCGCGGGGCCTCCAGCTGGACACGCAGAGGAGCAGCCGGGACTCGCTCCAGTGCTCCAGCGGCTACAGCACGCAGACGACCACCCCATGCTGCTCTGAGGACACCATCCCCTCCCAAG TTTCAGATTATGATTATTTCTCTGTAAGCGGTGACCAGGAGGCAGACCAGCAGGAGTTTGACAAATCATCCACCATTCCGAGAAACAGTGACATCAGCCAGTCTTACCGACGGATGTTCCAAGCCAAGCGCCCGGCCTCAACTGCtggcctccccaccaccctcGGACCTGCTGTGGTCACCCCAGGGGTTGCAACCATCCGACGGACCCCCTCCACCAAGCCTTCTGTCCGCCGGGGGACCATCGGAGCCGGTCCCATCCCCATCAAGACACCCGTGATCCCTGTCAAGACCCCAACCGTCCCAGACCTCCCCGGGGTGCTGCCGGCACCTCCGGATGGGCCAGAGGAGAGGGGTGAGCACAGCCCCGAGTCGCCCTCTGTGGGTGAGGGCCCCCAGGGTGTCACCAGCATGCCCTCCTCAATGTGGAGTGGCCAAGCCTCCGTCAACCCTCCTCTTCCAGGCCCGAAGCCCAGTATCCCCGAGGAGCACAGACAGGCGATTCCAGAAAGCGAGGCCGAAGACCAGGAAAGGGATCCCTCAAGTGCCACTGCTTCCCCAGGCCAGATTCCAGAGAGTGACGCTGCAGACCTGAGCCCGAGAGATACTCCGCAAGGGGAAGACATGCTGAACGCCATCCGAAGGGGCGTGAAACTGAAGAAGACCACCACAAACGACCGCTCAGCCCCTCGCTTCTCGTAG